From Chroogloeocystis siderophila 5.2 s.c.1, one genomic window encodes:
- a CDS encoding GNAT family N-acetyltransferase yields MKQALASKHCYFILCVIASAPVGYLSAFCFPAVENTSFQVYLYDLVVDERFRRKGIATRMIADLKRLCIEDKLSRIWVGTLDN; encoded by the coding sequence CTGAAGCAAGCCTTAGCTAGTAAACATTGCTACTTTATTTTGTGTGTAATTGCTTCGGCTCCCGTTGGCTATTTGAGTGCTTTTTGTTTTCCTGCTGTAGAGAATACCAGCTTCCAAGTGTATTTGTACGATCTCGTCGTTGATGAAAGGTTCAGGAGAAAGGGAATCGCCACTCGGATGATTGCAGATCTCAAAAGGCTTTGTATAGAAGATAAGCTTAGCCGCATTTGGGTCGGAACTTTGGATAATTGA
- the lysS gene encoding lysine--tRNA ligase, whose protein sequence is MSADQSSNSQSTSSLEEIRAARLEKVAQLKQLGMNPYAYRWEVTHHAAQLQKKFADLPSGEEVDVEVVIAGRILARRVFGKLAFFSLQDETGTIQLYLDKKRIQQGMANTDPDAFNHLKQLTDVGDILGAKGTIKKTEKGELSVNVSEYAILTKSLLPLPDKWHGLTDTEKRYRQRYVDLIVNPEVQQTFRRRAQITAGIRRYLETQGFIEIETPVLQPEAGGADARPFITYHNALDMELYLRIATELHLKRMIVGGFEKVFELGRIFRNEGVSTRHNPEFTSVEVYQAYGDYNDMMALTEDLITTVAQEVLGTLQITYQGEEIDLTPPWRRVTMHDLVKEVTGIDFAVFSTLEEAKTAAASAGIDVEECDSIGKVLNEAFEQKAESQLIQPTYVLDYPVEISPLAKPHRSKPGLVERFELFIVGRETANGFSELTDPIDQRQRLEAQAARKAAGDLEAQGVDEDFITALEYGMPPTVGLGIGIDRLVMLLTDCASIRDAIAFPLLKSASSLIKKYDYDPPRKLLQIEFKNGSIYNYQDVPADIAQGLEQETSQGQYFNEFIRGKFAYDQVRLKSE, encoded by the coding sequence ATGTCTGCCGATCAGTCTTCAAATTCTCAAAGTACCTCAAGTTTAGAAGAAATCCGTGCTGCGCGTTTAGAAAAAGTCGCTCAACTCAAGCAACTAGGGATGAATCCTTACGCTTACCGCTGGGAAGTGACGCATCATGCTGCACAATTGCAAAAAAAATTTGCTGATTTACCAAGTGGTGAAGAAGTCGATGTAGAAGTGGTGATCGCCGGTCGTATTTTGGCACGTCGCGTCTTTGGTAAACTCGCTTTTTTCAGCTTGCAAGACGAAACTGGTACAATTCAACTGTACCTGGATAAAAAAAGAATCCAGCAAGGCATGGCAAATACCGATCCTGATGCTTTCAATCACTTAAAGCAGCTTACGGATGTGGGAGATATTTTAGGAGCCAAAGGCACAATCAAGAAGACGGAAAAAGGTGAGTTATCCGTCAATGTCAGCGAGTACGCGATTCTGACGAAATCTTTATTACCTTTACCAGACAAATGGCATGGTCTTACAGATACCGAAAAGCGGTATCGTCAGCGGTATGTTGATTTAATTGTGAATCCAGAAGTACAGCAAACATTTCGTCGTCGCGCTCAAATTACTGCGGGAATTCGTCGCTATTTAGAAACACAAGGCTTTATTGAGATTGAAACGCCTGTACTCCAACCAGAGGCAGGAGGTGCGGATGCGCGTCCGTTTATCACCTACCATAATGCGCTAGATATGGAGTTGTATCTGCGAATTGCAACCGAATTACACCTTAAGCGGATGATTGTCGGTGGGTTTGAAAAAGTCTTCGAGTTAGGACGCATTTTTCGTAATGAAGGTGTCTCAACACGCCACAACCCAGAATTTACGTCAGTAGAAGTTTACCAAGCTTATGGTGACTACAATGACATGATGGCGCTGACGGAAGACTTGATTACTACTGTGGCGCAAGAGGTTTTGGGTACGCTGCAAATTACCTACCAAGGTGAGGAGATCGATTTAACCCCTCCCTGGCGACGCGTCACAATGCACGATTTAGTTAAGGAAGTGACCGGCATCGATTTCGCGGTATTTTCTACGCTTGAAGAAGCAAAAACAGCAGCGGCGAGTGCAGGAATTGATGTTGAAGAGTGTGATTCGATTGGTAAAGTTCTTAATGAAGCATTTGAGCAAAAAGCCGAATCGCAACTTATTCAACCAACATACGTTCTCGACTATCCTGTAGAAATTTCACCTTTGGCGAAGCCGCATCGGTCTAAGCCTGGTTTGGTTGAGCGATTTGAATTGTTTATTGTGGGTAGAGAAACAGCGAATGGTTTTTCGGAATTAACCGATCCGATCGACCAACGTCAGCGACTCGAAGCCCAAGCAGCGCGTAAAGCCGCCGGAGATTTGGAAGCGCAGGGTGTTGATGAAGATTTTATCACTGCTTTAGAATACGGAATGCCGCCCACTGTGGGTTTAGGTATTGGAATTGACCGCTTGGTGATGCTGTTGACAGATTGTGCGAGTATTCGCGATGCGATCGCTTTTCCGTTACTCAAATCTGCTAGCAGCTTAATCAAAAAATACGATTACGATCCGCCAAGAAAACTTCTCCAAATTGAATTCAAAAATGGTAGCATCTACAACTATCAAGATGTTCCCGCTGATATCGCACAAGGGCTAGAACAAGAAACTTCTCAAGGACAATACTTTAACGAGTTCATTCGCGGTAAATTTGCTTATGACCAAGTGCGGTTGAAAAGTGAGTGA
- a CDS encoding cytochrome P450 — MEQDIFELPGPEGKALVGNLLDLSQDPLGFLTQCAREYGDIVPMRLGLTPTCLLTHPDLIEEVLKDRDSFIKSRGFRALRTLLGEGLLTSEGDSWFRQRRLAQPVFHQKRIAGYATIMVEYAERMLTTWQNGETRNVHADMMRLTLNIVMKCLFNQDIDEGNAQIVANALDVAMDWFESKRKQNFLIWEWFPRPENLRYRNAISQMNATIYSIIEQRRTSGEDPGDLLSMLMQARDEDDGTGMSDRQLRDEVATLMLAGHETTANALTWTWMLLAQHPEVLSKLEAELQQVLDGRSPTVADIPQLRYTDMVVKESMRLYPPVAIFGREAAVDCQIGGYSVPKGCTIMISQWVMHRDPRYFEDPETFKPERWANDLEKQLPRGVYIPFGDGPRVCIGKGFALMEAILLLATIAQKFRLNLVPEFPIVPQPSITLRPEYGIKVVVERR; from the coding sequence ATGGAACAAGATATTTTTGAATTACCAGGACCAGAAGGTAAGGCTTTAGTCGGTAATTTACTCGATTTAAGCCAAGATCCGTTAGGTTTTTTAACACAGTGCGCGCGGGAGTATGGCGATATAGTACCGATGCGCTTAGGATTAACGCCAACGTGTCTTCTCACGCATCCTGACTTAATTGAGGAAGTTCTCAAAGATCGGGACTCTTTTATCAAAAGTCGGGGTTTTCGGGCATTGCGCACTTTATTAGGTGAAGGATTATTAACGAGTGAGGGTGACTCGTGGTTTCGCCAGCGCCGCTTAGCCCAACCTGTTTTTCACCAAAAGCGAATTGCTGGTTATGCCACGATTATGGTTGAATATGCCGAACGAATGCTGACAACTTGGCAAAATGGAGAAACGCGCAACGTTCACGCCGATATGATGCGTCTTACGTTGAACATTGTGATGAAGTGTTTATTTAACCAGGATATTGATGAAGGAAACGCGCAAATTGTTGCTAACGCGCTGGATGTGGCAATGGATTGGTTTGAAAGTAAGCGCAAGCAAAATTTCTTGATTTGGGAATGGTTTCCGCGACCAGAAAATCTTCGCTATCGCAACGCGATTAGTCAAATGAACGCAACAATTTACAGCATTATTGAGCAACGACGCACCAGCGGCGAAGATCCTGGCGATTTACTCTCGATGCTGATGCAAGCGCGCGATGAGGATGATGGTACTGGAATGAGCGATCGCCAGTTACGCGATGAAGTGGCAACTTTGATGCTAGCAGGGCATGAAACTACTGCAAATGCTTTGACCTGGACGTGGATGTTACTTGCTCAACACCCCGAAGTATTATCTAAACTTGAAGCCGAGTTGCAACAAGTGCTTGATGGACGTTCTCCGACTGTCGCTGATATACCGCAGTTGCGCTATACTGATATGGTTGTCAAAGAATCGATGCGACTTTATCCACCAGTCGCTATTTTTGGGCGAGAAGCTGCGGTAGATTGTCAAATTGGCGGCTACAGCGTACCGAAAGGCTGCACGATTATGATCAGTCAGTGGGTCATGCACCGCGATCCTCGCTATTTTGAAGATCCGGAAACTTTCAAACCCGAACGCTGGGCAAACGATCTAGAAAAACAGTTACCCAGAGGCGTTTACATTCCTTTTGGTGATGGACCGCGCGTTTGTATTGGCAAGGGTTTTGCGCTGATGGAAGCTATTTTGTTACTTGCAACGATCGCGCAAAAGTTTCGCCTCAATCTTGTTCCTGAATTTCCGATTGTGCCGCAGCCTTCGATTACGCTGCGCCCAGAGTATGGAATCAAAGTGGTTGTAGAGCGTAGATAG
- a CDS encoding helicase C-terminal domain-containing protein: MIEAEVHYSLHNFLRSQGEASWHHHLTMARLVARGLRLKRSALIQVGAGSGYQGRYRLSYLAPALMWQEAVIIVAPEEVQQQLLRVEIPPLQQWLQTNKKILTGDSWAYDGFQGVLITSPASWLAAQLAEKGFPANIPTILDGVDDLEAWTRTQLTATIQPSDWEELMLAFPKHVELIRNARVQLTKAIFQHPVNPYECYLSSQQEQDILHSLDQSINISCKDIAPQHSDNGLKQFTSTRNLGVPNAWRKFWQSPRDNQLLWATVSRSQGSFSLHSSPVEVASALAPIWSRQPVVLVGSALDQEAEAPIYRKNLGLGELTCLKFSDDRRENLIQLYLPDRLPLPNTPEFQTAFIEKVHSLLSSTTASPGLTVVLVGDVPLKAQVGATLAAEFGSRVQVEKTTSFLDQRGILVTGWNFWRQHLSQLPTPQLLIVATLPLPSLENPLVAGRVAYYKRTHQDWFRLYLLPAALNELSRAIAPVRDRHGVVALLDSRVLHRSYGSQVLAALSPMARVDYLDSSLLTPAN, translated from the coding sequence GTGATTGAAGCAGAAGTCCACTACTCACTGCATAACTTCTTGCGATCGCAAGGCGAAGCTTCCTGGCACCATCATCTAACAATGGCGCGGCTGGTTGCACGCGGATTACGACTCAAGCGTAGTGCTTTAATTCAAGTCGGGGCTGGTAGTGGCTATCAAGGGCGATATCGCCTGAGTTATCTTGCTCCCGCACTAATGTGGCAAGAAGCTGTAATTATAGTCGCCCCTGAGGAAGTACAGCAGCAATTACTCCGTGTTGAAATTCCGCCATTACAACAGTGGCTGCAAACCAATAAAAAAATTCTCACAGGTGATTCGTGGGCTTACGATGGTTTTCAGGGAGTACTGATAACTTCTCCTGCATCTTGGTTAGCAGCACAGTTAGCAGAAAAAGGATTTCCGGCTAATATACCTACGATTTTGGATGGTGTTGATGACCTCGAAGCTTGGACTCGCACTCAACTCACCGCAACGATTCAACCGAGTGATTGGGAGGAATTAATGCTGGCTTTTCCCAAGCACGTAGAACTCATTCGCAATGCACGAGTCCAACTGACAAAAGCAATTTTTCAACATCCCGTTAATCCCTACGAGTGCTATTTAAGCTCGCAACAAGAGCAGGACATTCTTCATAGTCTCGACCAAAGCATAAACATAAGTTGCAAAGATATAGCGCCACAACATAGCGATAATGGCTTAAAACAATTTACATCAACACGCAATCTCGGTGTACCAAATGCTTGGCGTAAGTTTTGGCAAAGTCCCCGTGACAATCAACTGCTTTGGGCAACCGTTTCACGTTCTCAGGGGTCATTTTCCTTACACTCGTCCCCTGTAGAAGTTGCATCGGCGCTTGCACCAATTTGGTCAAGACAACCTGTTGTTTTAGTTGGTAGTGCCTTAGATCAAGAAGCTGAAGCACCGATTTATCGAAAAAACTTAGGTCTAGGTGAGTTAACTTGTCTAAAGTTTTCTGACGATCGCCGCGAAAATCTGATTCAACTTTATCTACCTGATCGCTTACCTTTACCAAATACCCCAGAATTTCAAACCGCGTTCATTGAAAAAGTTCATTCACTCCTTAGTTCAACTACGGCATCTCCTGGATTGACAGTCGTTCTAGTAGGTGATGTACCGCTTAAAGCCCAAGTCGGCGCAACTTTAGCCGCAGAATTTGGCTCTAGGGTACAAGTAGAGAAAACAACTTCTTTTTTAGATCAGCGCGGAATCTTAGTGACTGGTTGGAACTTTTGGCGACAGCATCTCAGTCAATTGCCAACGCCACAATTATTAATTGTTGCCACATTACCTCTACCTTCCTTAGAAAACCCCTTAGTTGCAGGCCGAGTTGCGTACTACAAGCGCACGCATCAAGATTGGTTTCGGCTGTATCTCTTGCCAGCTGCTTTAAATGAATTATCGCGGGCGATCGCCCCAGTCCGCGATCGTCATGGTGTTGTTGCCTTACTTGATAGCCGAGTATTGCACCGAAGTTATGGCTCTCAAGTTCTCGCTGCGCTCAGCCCAATGGCAAGAGTTGATTATCTTGATTCTAGTCTCCTAACTCCAGCCAATTGA
- a CDS encoding DUF2839 domain-containing protein produces MGEAKRRKAALGENYGKEAQILPWLPITKSQAQQFAKWSNRGAWFGIGFLVIWWITVRFIGPAFGWWQVT; encoded by the coding sequence ATGGGCGAAGCAAAGCGTCGTAAAGCAGCATTAGGAGAGAACTACGGTAAAGAAGCTCAAATCCTGCCATGGCTTCCTATTACCAAAAGCCAAGCCCAACAATTCGCTAAGTGGAGCAATCGCGGTGCTTGGTTTGGCATTGGCTTTCTTGTTATTTGGTGGATCACCGTTCGGTTTATTGGTCCAGCTTTTGGTTGGTGGCAAGTAACTTGA
- a CDS encoding DUF1815 family protein produces MFLRLAEQHRQYVQDLVMNLQALATVLERRGYPASCYTCGGQMSSASFMVSLGNNHLIRFLVSDYGITWTEMRDDRELMKLEGAEAISQLQELANLVKNFVPPSESPTLVSKNV; encoded by the coding sequence GTGTTTCTCAGACTAGCAGAACAACACCGACAATATGTCCAGGATCTCGTGATGAATCTACAAGCTTTGGCAACCGTGTTAGAGCGACGTGGATATCCCGCATCATGTTATACCTGTGGCGGACAAATGAGTAGCGCCTCATTTATGGTTAGTTTAGGAAATAACCATTTGATTCGGTTTCTCGTGTCCGATTATGGCATCACATGGACCGAGATGCGCGACGATCGGGAACTAATGAAGTTAGAGGGTGCTGAAGCAATTAGTCAGTTACAAGAACTGGCTAATTTAGTTAAAAACTTTGTTCCCCCTAGTGAATCACCGACATTAGTCAGCAAAAACGTCTAA
- the recA gene encoding recombinase RecA encodes MAIDTTDTSGKQKALNLVLNQIERNFGKGAIMRLGDATRMRVETIPTGALTLDLALGGGLPKGRVIEIYGPESSGKTTVALHAVAEVQKNGGVAAFVDAEHALDPTYAAALGVDIANLLVSQPDTGEAALEIVDQLVRSAAVDIVVIDSVAALVPRAEIEGEMGDAHVGLQARLMSQALRKITGNIGKSGCTVIFLNQLRQKIGVTYGNPETTTGGNALKFYASVRLDIRRIQTLKKGTEEFGNRVKVKVAKNKVAPPFRVAEFDIVFGKGVSTLGCVIDLAEETGVVVRKGAWYSYNGDNIAQGRDNAIKYLEENFELAGQIQQLVREKLEMGAVVSANSVSSSTEDDDLEADE; translated from the coding sequence ATGGCTATTGATACAACTGATACATCCGGAAAGCAAAAAGCCCTGAACTTGGTGCTAAACCAAATCGAACGCAACTTTGGCAAAGGGGCAATTATGCGCCTTGGGGATGCCACTCGGATGCGGGTGGAAACAATTCCTACGGGTGCGTTAACCCTAGATTTAGCGTTGGGCGGCGGTTTACCCAAAGGGCGAGTTATCGAAATTTATGGTCCAGAAAGTTCTGGTAAAACGACAGTAGCGCTGCACGCGGTTGCCGAAGTGCAAAAGAATGGTGGTGTCGCGGCATTTGTAGATGCTGAACACGCTCTCGATCCTACCTACGCTGCTGCCTTGGGAGTTGATATTGCCAACTTACTCGTTTCTCAACCCGACACAGGGGAAGCAGCTTTAGAAATTGTCGATCAGTTAGTCCGTTCGGCAGCTGTAGACATTGTCGTTATAGACTCAGTAGCGGCACTTGTCCCCCGTGCAGAAATTGAAGGTGAAATGGGTGATGCGCACGTTGGTCTGCAAGCTCGTTTAATGAGCCAGGCGTTAAGAAAAATTACAGGTAACATTGGTAAATCTGGCTGTACAGTCATTTTCCTCAACCAATTGCGCCAGAAAATTGGTGTGACATACGGTAATCCAGAAACTACGACAGGTGGTAACGCGCTGAAGTTCTATGCTTCAGTGCGACTCGACATTCGCCGCATTCAAACCTTGAAAAAAGGCACCGAAGAGTTTGGTAATCGTGTCAAAGTGAAAGTTGCCAAGAATAAGGTTGCTCCACCCTTTAGAGTGGCAGAATTTGACATTGTGTTTGGTAAAGGTGTTTCAACTTTAGGTTGTGTGATTGACCTTGCTGAGGAAACGGGCGTTGTTGTTCGTAAAGGAGCTTGGTATAGCTACAACGGTGATAACATTGCCCAAGGTCGTGATAATGCGATTAAGTACTTAGAAGAAAACTTTGAACTCGCTGGACAAATTCAACAGCTAGTACGCGAGAAACTCGAAATGGGAGCCGTTGTTTCTGCAAATTCTGTATCCTCATCAACAGAAGATGATGATTTAGAAGCTGATGAATAG
- the xseA gene encoding exodeoxyribonuclease VII large subunit — MTFYQADLVTDTAISVAGLTAYIQALLEEDPQLRQVWVIGEVSSANDHPKGLFFTLQDIEGKAAINCVVWHSQIDKLAQIPQRGEQLIVLGSLRLYPQRGQYQLTVWQALPAGDGLQALRYRQLRNRLEAEGLFAVERKRSLPTHPQTIAVVTSSAGAAWGDIQKTLRSRYPGLRVLFSPALVQGEQAPESIARAIARVEADGRAEVLILARGGGAVEELACFNDERVVRAIAQCSIPVITGIGHQRDESLADLVADVSVHTPTAAAERVIPELRKLYLEHQQRVVALRSAMFQELATLENQLQEFKIRLQRLRLDQKILQQMQLLTSKRQQLIARTKQQLQQATLCCQFLEQKLATLDPRAVLKRGYAVVRHEQDVIARKARDLAVGQKLSIQLSEGQVKVEVKEIID, encoded by the coding sequence ATGACTTTTTATCAAGCTGATTTAGTGACAGACACTGCGATTTCTGTAGCTGGATTAACCGCGTATATTCAGGCGCTGTTAGAAGAAGATCCCCAGTTACGCCAGGTTTGGGTTATTGGCGAAGTTTCCAGTGCTAATGACCACCCGAAAGGGCTATTTTTTACGCTGCAAGATATTGAAGGCAAAGCCGCGATTAACTGTGTAGTGTGGCACAGTCAAATCGATAAACTCGCACAGATACCGCAACGCGGAGAACAGCTAATTGTTTTGGGAAGTTTGCGGCTGTATCCGCAACGAGGACAGTATCAGTTAACGGTGTGGCAAGCCTTACCCGCAGGCGATGGTCTACAAGCATTGCGTTATCGCCAGCTACGCAACCGTTTAGAAGCCGAAGGGCTATTTGCCGTTGAACGCAAGCGATCGCTTCCAACTCATCCGCAGACAATTGCGGTTGTCACCTCTAGTGCGGGTGCTGCGTGGGGTGATATTCAAAAAACACTTCGCAGTCGTTATCCAGGGTTGCGCGTCTTGTTTTCCCCAGCTTTAGTGCAAGGCGAACAAGCACCAGAATCAATCGCGAGGGCGATCGCACGGGTAGAAGCAGATGGTAGAGCAGAAGTCTTAATTTTGGCGCGGGGTGGTGGTGCGGTTGAGGAATTAGCTTGCTTTAATGATGAACGCGTCGTCAGAGCGATCGCCCAATGTTCGATTCCAGTCATTACAGGTATTGGTCATCAACGTGACGAATCTTTAGCTGACTTAGTTGCGGATGTTTCCGTTCATACTCCCACCGCAGCCGCTGAACGCGTTATCCCTGAATTGCGAAAGCTTTATCTAGAACATCAGCAAAGAGTTGTGGCTTTACGTTCCGCTATGTTTCAGGAACTAGCAACTCTAGAAAATCAGCTACAGGAATTTAAAATTCGTTTACAGCGTTTGCGCTTGGATCAAAAAATTCTCCAACAAATGCAGTTACTCACATCGAAGCGTCAACAGCTTATTGCTCGAACAAAGCAGCAATTACAGCAAGCAACTCTTTGCTGCCAATTTTTAGAGCAGAAGTTAGCTACGCTTGATCCTAGGGCAGTACTAAAGCGGGGATATGCCGTAGTGAGACACGAGCAAGACGTGATCGCGCGTAAGGCTCGCGACTTAGCAGTAGGGCAGAAACTATCCATTCAGTTAAGTGAAGGACAAGTTAAAGTCGAAGTAAAAGAAATCATCGATTAA
- the xseB gene encoding exodeoxyribonuclease VII small subunit, which yields MARRRKGANSEPVDATLKPDWNYEAKVAEVERIIAQIEGGELELEEVFEQFTAAFEYLRQCETFLQQRQQQVDLLIETLIDEPV from the coding sequence ATGGCTAGACGTCGTAAGGGTGCTAATTCCGAACCAGTAGATGCAACACTCAAACCCGATTGGAATTATGAAGCTAAGGTTGCTGAAGTCGAAAGAATTATTGCTCAAATTGAAGGTGGCGAGTTGGAATTAGAAGAAGTATTCGAGCAATTTACGGCAGCCTTTGAATATTTACGTCAATGCGAAACTTTTCTCCAACAGCGACAGCAGCAAGTCGATTTATTAATCGAAACGTTAATTGATGAACCCGTGTAG
- a CDS encoding DNA double-strand break repair nuclease NurA, which produces MLDLTKLAKAMQGISQHLSLEAAASRQRVELAQELFADACTQQAELVNKQQKWRDRILFSIATPVEPLDTAVDIPIPPAVHTVIATDGSQIAPNQHEIAYCYLLNIGRVVLHYGQNRQPLLDSLPEVFYRAEDLYISRQWGIRTEEWMGYCRTASEATILAELALTGMRDRELSSSVPLLAMVDGSLIYWFLEQLPLEARERILPPILDAWDQLKEAGIPIMGYLSASRSGEAINFLRLQACPHENPDCVTYCPNLVVEKAPCQMLDPLRDIALWTFSLKPGQRSTLWRSSHRILDLYGCHTVYFCYVHVGTEIARVEVPAWVAENPALLAQSLSLMLAQVQKGYGYPVALAEAHNQAVVRGGDRARFFALLEQQMIKAGLRNVGISYKEARKRGSIA; this is translated from the coding sequence ATGCTCGATTTAACAAAACTTGCAAAAGCGATGCAAGGCATTAGCCAGCATCTCTCTCTAGAGGCGGCTGCTAGTCGTCAGCGCGTAGAATTAGCTCAAGAGTTATTTGCGGATGCGTGTACGCAACAAGCTGAATTAGTAAACAAACAACAAAAATGGCGCGATCGCATTCTGTTCAGCATCGCCACACCCGTTGAACCTCTTGATACTGCCGTCGATATTCCCATTCCCCCAGCAGTTCACACTGTGATTGCGACGGATGGCTCGCAAATTGCCCCAAATCAGCACGAAATTGCTTACTGCTACCTCCTCAACATTGGGCGTGTTGTCTTGCACTATGGGCAAAATCGCCAACCATTGCTAGATAGCTTACCCGAAGTGTTTTATCGCGCTGAAGACTTATACATCTCGCGTCAGTGGGGAATTCGTACCGAAGAATGGATGGGATATTGCCGCACTGCTTCAGAAGCAACAATTTTGGCAGAACTAGCACTTACAGGGATGAGGGATAGAGAATTATCATCTTCAGTGCCACTCTTAGCAATGGTGGATGGTTCACTGATTTATTGGTTTTTAGAGCAATTACCCTTAGAAGCACGCGAGCGCATTTTGCCACCGATTCTAGATGCTTGGGATCAGCTAAAAGAGGCAGGTATTCCGATCATGGGCTACTTGAGTGCATCGCGTAGCGGAGAAGCAATTAACTTCTTGCGCTTACAAGCGTGTCCGCACGAAAATCCTGATTGCGTAACCTACTGCCCGAATTTGGTTGTCGAAAAAGCGCCGTGTCAGATGCTCGATCCTTTACGCGATATTGCACTGTGGACATTTTCCCTCAAGCCAGGACAACGCAGTACTTTATGGCGTAGTTCGCACCGCATTCTTGATTTATACGGTTGCCATACCGTTTATTTTTGCTACGTTCATGTGGGGACAGAAATTGCCAGAGTTGAAGTCCCCGCTTGGGTAGCAGAAAACCCAGCACTACTCGCTCAATCGCTCAGCTTAATGTTGGCACAGGTACAAAAAGGTTACGGCTATCCCGTTGCGCTTGCAGAAGCACATAATCAAGCTGTCGTTCGTGGCGGCGATCGCGCGCGTTTCTTTGCCTTACTCGAACAACAAATGATTAAAGCTGGTTTGCGTAATGTCGGAATTTCCTACAAGGAAGCCCGCAAACGTGGCAGCATTGCTTAA
- a CDS encoding HAD family hydrolase: MKGTIANQPTILALDFDGVICNGLKEYFETAWQTYRDIWSQADKAPPQDLAEKFYRLRPVIETGWEMPLLIAALLSGVTEDKILQEWHAIAHVILQETRLQSATIAHKLDSFRDQWIRDDLASWLNLHSFYPGVIEKLNSLINSPTQVFIVTTKEGRFVQQLLAQQGIQLPEKSVFGKENKRPKHEILHELIAAAKTLPASLWFVEDRIKTLELVAQQANLDTVKLYLADWGYNTKDERQAAQNHDRIQLLSLAQFADDFSTWG; the protein is encoded by the coding sequence ATGAAAGGCACGATCGCAAATCAACCAACGATTCTTGCACTTGACTTTGATGGCGTTATTTGCAATGGGTTAAAAGAATATTTTGAGACAGCTTGGCAGACTTACCGTGATATTTGGTCACAAGCAGACAAAGCACCACCACAAGATTTAGCCGAAAAGTTTTATCGGTTGCGCCCAGTCATTGAAACTGGCTGGGAAATGCCATTACTCATCGCCGCTTTGTTATCAGGAGTTACGGAAGACAAGATTTTGCAAGAGTGGCATGCGATCGCACACGTTATCTTACAAGAAACTCGTCTTCAATCTGCCACAATTGCTCACAAACTCGATTCGTTTCGCGATCAATGGATTCGCGATGATTTAGCAAGTTGGTTGAATTTGCATAGCTTTTATCCTGGTGTTATCGAAAAACTCAACTCCTTGATAAATAGCCCAACTCAAGTTTTTATCGTGACAACTAAAGAAGGGCGATTTGTGCAGCAACTACTTGCGCAGCAAGGAATTCAACTACCAGAAAAATCGGTATTCGGGAAAGAAAACAAGCGCCCTAAGCATGAAATTCTACACGAGTTAATTGCGGCAGCAAAAACCTTACCTGCTAGCTTGTGGTTTGTCGAAGATCGGATTAAAACGCTAGAACTTGTTGCCCAGCAAGCAAATCTAGACACGGTAAAACTATATTTAGCTGATTGGGGCTATAACACCAAAGATGAACGACAAGCTGCCCAAAATCACGATCGCATTCAGCTATTGTCACTTGCCCAGTTTGCTGATGATTTTTCAACTTGGGGTTAA